A genomic segment from uncultured Alistipes sp. encodes:
- a CDS encoding redox-sensing transcriptional repressor Rex: MASLTNTIPEKTIERLSEYRRTLLSCHRQGITHVFSHVLAGIHGITAVQVRRDLMLIGFSSDTKKGYDVQVLIEYISNILDSPTPMNIAVLGMGHLGQAITKYFNGKGLKLKITASFDVDPEKVGKTIDGIPCYHMDTFEERVEDLDISIVIVSSPTKVAPTLVLPIINAGIKGVLNFTSTPLNFPQGIVVENYDITTLLEKVAYFVKENDNNANS; the protein is encoded by the coding sequence ATGGCATCACTGACGAATACGATTCCCGAAAAGACCATCGAGCGGCTGAGCGAGTATCGGCGGACGCTGCTTTCGTGCCACCGTCAGGGGATCACGCATGTTTTCTCCCATGTGCTGGCGGGCATCCACGGCATCACGGCGGTGCAGGTGCGGCGCGACCTGATGCTGATCGGGTTTTCGAGCGACACGAAGAAGGGCTATGACGTGCAGGTGCTGATCGAGTACATCAGCAACATCCTCGACAGCCCGACGCCGATGAACATTGCGGTGCTGGGTATGGGCCACCTGGGTCAGGCCATCACGAAGTATTTCAACGGCAAGGGTCTGAAACTGAAGATCACGGCGTCATTCGACGTCGATCCCGAGAAGGTGGGCAAGACGATCGACGGGATTCCGTGCTACCACATGGACACGTTCGAGGAGCGGGTCGAGGATCTGGACATTTCGATCGTGATCGTCTCGTCGCCGACGAAGGTGGCGCCGACACTGGTGCTTCCGATCATCAATGCGGGCATCAAGGGGGTCCTGAACTTCACCTCCACGCCGCTGAACTTCCCGCAGGGAATCGTCGTGGAGAACTACGACATCACGACGCTTCTGGAGAAGGTTGCCTACTTCGTCAAGGAGAACGACAACAACGCCAATTCATAG
- a CDS encoding FAD synthase gives MLRYVRDKHAEECNADLLQRAMRVFHGFEHLPHFVHPAVTVGSYDGVHRGHRALIERLVAEARAQGGESIVLTFEPHPRITLGRAEGLQLLTTLEEKVALLAGLGVDNVIVIPFDRRFSALSGLEFVEEYLIGRLGAETLVAGYNHRFGHDGLACDAPELAARLRVVKVGACTIDGVRVSSTAIRRLLEAGERAAAEHLAGHPLPEHAPIAATPETAEKK, from the coding sequence ATGCTACGGTATGTACGCGACAAGCACGCCGAGGAGTGCAATGCGGATCTTCTGCAGAGAGCCATGAGGGTATTCCACGGATTCGAGCATCTTCCGCATTTCGTTCACCCGGCGGTTACGGTCGGGTCCTACGACGGCGTGCACCGGGGCCACCGGGCGTTGATCGAACGGCTGGTGGCGGAGGCCCGGGCGCAGGGCGGGGAGAGCATCGTGCTGACCTTCGAACCGCATCCGCGCATCACGCTGGGGCGAGCCGAGGGGTTGCAGCTGTTGACGACGCTCGAAGAAAAGGTCGCCCTGCTGGCCGGATTGGGGGTCGACAACGTGATCGTCATTCCGTTCGACCGGAGGTTCAGTGCGCTTTCGGGGCTGGAGTTCGTCGAAGAGTACCTGATCGGGCGGCTGGGAGCCGAGACGCTGGTTGCGGGCTATAACCACCGCTTCGGTCATGACGGCCTGGCGTGCGACGCCCCGGAGCTGGCGGCACGCCTGCGGGTCGTGAAGGTCGGGGCCTGCACGATCGACGGGGTGCGGGTCAGTTCGACGGCGATCCGCCGCTTGCTGGAAGCGGGAGAGCGGGCCGCAGCGGAACACCTGGCAGGCCACCCGCTCCCGGAACATGCTCCCATTGCTGCAACTCCCGAAACCGCCGAAAAGAAGTAG